CATGTACTGGTTAACCAGGCCAACGATCGATCAGCAGGCCTTTATGCAGGATGCCACGGCTGAGTACACCCCTGACGTATCTGACGTACAGACCAGCGTACCTCCGGTGGTGGCGGACACTACACCTGACGGGCCGGCAGAGAACGTTGATGTCGGCACTGCCACGGCTGCTCCAGAGCCTGCGCCGGCTAAGACTGCCGAGCCAACTGACCATACCGCCCATAACAACCAGCCCAAATCAATCGTGCGGACAGAAAAATCAAAGCCGGCAGCAGTAGCGAATAACACACCCCGCCCCATACCTGAGCGCTGGCCGGAGGTATCGAACCAGAAACCTGAGCCGGTACCACAGCAGCAACTGCGTGGCGGTACGCAGTATGTTGTGCAGGTTTTTAGCAGCCCGTCTCGTGCTGATGCCAATGAATGGCTGCAAATCCTGCGTGAAAAAAATATTAACGATGGTTATATTGCCCAGCAGGAAATCAGGGGAGAATCATGGTACAGGGTACGCTTTGGTGATTTTAAAACATACGAAGATGCCATGGCTGCAGCGCGGAGCGCCGGGATCCGTCAGCCCTGGGTAGCCCGAGTGCGTTAGAATGTAAACACTGTGAGATCACGCAACGATATCAATACCGCAAGCATCCAGTTTCAGTGGAATCCGAATACCTTTCGCGGTTTCGTTGCTGCTCTTATTTTTTTTGCAGTTCTCATGGTGTTTTCGATGTGCACCAAGGTTTCGGCACCCGAACCGTACGCAACGCGGCCATCCTATGGACTCGTAGAGGTCCGCTTTGGTGATGGCGACGGTACCGGAGCACGAAAAGGGAATCTCTCCAGAGAGGGGCAGGCAAGGAAGGGCCCGGATGGCAATCCGCTTGAAGATGCCCAGGCAGCGGCCTCCGCAAAAAATCCGCGAACAGTAGAAGACCCCATGGCGTCAGCCTCGCATCGTACCGTAGCCGAACTGGGAAAAAAAGGTACGGCTTCCGATGTAGCCAATAGCGGTGATGCTGACCGTGGTGCTAAGGATGGAGCAACTGACGGTACCGGCCTTGGCTGGGCAGGAAGCGGCCCGGGAAAGGGGCTCGGGTTGGGCGACATTGACTGGGGAGGTGGAGGTAACCGGACGGTGTTGAAGAAGGAATTGCCACGATTTCCCGCCGGAACATTAAATACTGAAGTTAAATTGCGGTTCAGAGTGCGTCCAGACGGTACGGTTAGTTGGGTGATGCCACTTCGGCGGGGAGGTAATCCGGCTGTTGATAATGCCGCAATAACAGCCATGTACAAATGGAGATTTAATCCGCTGTCAACCGACACTGAGATGGAAGGTACAATTACATTCGTGTTTAAAAACCGCTGATGGCTGATATTACCGAAATTTATAACAAGCTACCCCTACTTTTACAGATCCTGCTCTGGATATTGGTTGTGGTTGTGTGTTTCTCGTTGTTCAAGCGCCTGATAAAACTTGCGCTCTTTTTGTTTGTTTGCATCCTGTTACTCATTGCAATTGCCTGGTACCTGCTGTAGTGTTTTTTTCACCAAATTCAAACTAAATGTCGTACAAAATTGGAATTGTCGGAACCGGTTATGTGGGCTTGGTTACAGGCGTTTGT
This is a stretch of genomic DNA from Ignavibacteria bacterium. It encodes these proteins:
- a CDS encoding SPOR domain-containing protein, which codes for MSQQNDWESAGFTDDEDASFRKSQSESPDDKSMDAAAETGLPTSEQAWSELGMPASVHADTVLATGANEPSVRSDSNTGELPSPDMQNLAQAAVPAEAVVYAADTSDRKRRGPIFWLGVLGFAVFLVAVIGGTMYWLTRPTIDQQAFMQDATAEYTPDVSDVQTSVPPVVADTTPDGPAENVDVGTATAAPEPAPAKTAEPTDHTAHNNQPKSIVRTEKSKPAAVANNTPRPIPERWPEVSNQKPEPVPQQQLRGGTQYVVQVFSSPSRADANEWLQILREKNINDGYIAQQEIRGESWYRVRFGDFKTYEDAMAAARSAGIRQPWVARVR
- a CDS encoding TonB family protein → MRSRNDINTASIQFQWNPNTFRGFVAALIFFAVLMVFSMCTKVSAPEPYATRPSYGLVEVRFGDGDGTGARKGNLSREGQARKGPDGNPLEDAQAAASAKNPRTVEDPMASASHRTVAELGKKGTASDVANSGDADRGAKDGATDGTGLGWAGSGPGKGLGLGDIDWGGGGNRTVLKKELPRFPAGTLNTEVKLRFRVRPDGTVSWVMPLRRGGNPAVDNAAITAMYKWRFNPLSTDTEMEGTITFVFKNR